From a single Thalassophryne amazonica chromosome 7, fThaAma1.1, whole genome shotgun sequence genomic region:
- the LOC117513883 gene encoding protein FAM110B-like, translating into MKPLTPIGSPSPLRLLNKGPDYLRRQIDGGGHGRTISAVERLEADKAKYVKSQQVINTKQEPVLVPCATPPPQPRRATANPSSLSPQTVPRHSFNTVFSSLSGSFTSRDDNDNDDSRKENRRTSVDVEAHNRSNVQNIMLPSQKTLEIKILVAPHSAPVLRRSTGKRMLRPDSLVIYRQKKECRSLSGAAVVENTNMELKGYSFVRRLFQGSMREKNGGGEGRIQKMVIGEEKAPSRDGDSRMSWTNDKDTADGGPGSRRSSKTHLEPSPGSVPSPECNSILEKTKNEFTNGNKDVVSINNSNHSSNHNNENDPWKRASPPLPPRRHFGGLQRSKSELRLHSSIALLEQEHFFDFCGLDTDMIERLGRENFLSGASSIDTLSLALRSVGGEGCGGSEPSEFSHHSGEGLFQEELAEQLPFGVSIIERNARVIKWLYGCKNAAREGPKESTV; encoded by the coding sequence ATGAAGCCGCTAACACCAATAGGATCCCCGTCTCCTCTGAGACTCCTCAACAAGGGTCCAGACTACCTGCGTAGGCAGATAGATGGTGGGGGCCATGGCCGGACAATCAGTGCTGTGGAGAGGCTTGAAGCTGACAAAGCCAAATATGTTAAGAGCCAGCAGGTGATCAACACAAAGCAAGAGCCTGTGCTGGTTCCTTGTGCCACCCCGCCACCACAACCACGACGAGCCACTGCCAATCCCAGTAGTCTGAGTCCTCAAACGGTCCCGCGTCATTCATTTAACACTGTCTTCTCTTCACTGTCTGGCTCTTTCACGTCACGAGATGACAATGACAACGATGACTCCAGAAAGGAGAACCGACGGACCTCTGTAGATGTTGAGGCACACAACAGGAGCAATGTCCAAAATATAATGCTTCCCAGCCAGAAGACCCTTGAAATCAAAATCTTAGTAGCACCGCACAGTGCCCCAGTACTTAGACGGAGCACAGGCAAACGTATGCTGCGACCAGACTCCCTGGTCATCTATCGCCAGAAGAAAGAGTGCCGGAGCCTCAGTGGTGCAGCAGTGGTTGAAAACACCAATATGGAATTGAAGGGCTACAGTTTTGTACGTCGCCTCTTCCAGGGATCCATGAGAGAGAAGAATGGTGGAGGTGAAGGAAGAATCCAAAAGATGGTGATTGGTGAGGAGAAGGCACCATCACGCGATGGGGACTCACGGATGTCATGGACCAATGACAAGGATACTGCAGATGGTGGACCAGGAAGCCGGAGGTCAAGTAAAACTCATTTAGAACCCTCCCCAGGATCTGTCCCAAGCCCAGAATGTAACAGTATCCTTGAAAAGACTAAAAATGAATTTACAAATGGGAATAAGGATGTTGTTAGCATCAACAATAGCAACCACTCAAGCAACCACAATAATGAGAATGACCCGTGGAAGCGAGCATCACCACCACTACCACCCAGAAGACACTTTGGTGGGTTACAGCGCTCCAAGTCGGAACTGCGACTGCATTCCTCGATCGCGTTATTAGAGCAGGAGCATTTCTTTGACTTTTGTGGCTTGGACACAGACATGATAGAGCGCCTGGGTCGGGAGAATTTTCTTTCTGGTGCCAGCTCCATAGACACACTCTCACTGGCACTCCGCAGTGTGGGCGGAGAAGGTTGTGGAGGTTCTGAGCCCAGTGAATTCTCCCATCACTCTGGAGAAGGGTTGTTTCAGGAGGAGCTGGCTGAGCAGCTACCCTTTGGTGTTTCAATCATCGAGAGAAATGCTCGTGTCATCAAGTGGCTTTACGGGTGTAAGAACGCTGCCCGCGAAGGGCCTAAAGAATCGACTGTTTAG